The following coding sequences are from one Pseudopipra pipra isolate bDixPip1 chromosome 16, bDixPip1.hap1, whole genome shotgun sequence window:
- the LOC135423091 gene encoding acyl-coenzyme A synthetase ACSM4, mitochondrial-like isoform X2, producing the protein MKLFKLQSLKFLWTLKPPNRVLHGHPRLLASDVHSQYESIRRGKQEIPKYFNYASDVLDKWSEIEKAGKRPPNPAFWWINGKGEEVKWSFEELGFLSRKVANVLTKECGLQKGDRLIVILPRIPEWWLVNVACMRAGIVLIPGVSQLSAKDILYRLQASKATCIITTDKVAPAVDSVASECQFLKTKLMVSKDSREGWLNFTELCKNQAADHSCVKTRIQDPMIIFFTSGTTGSPKMTQHSQGSLGFRPLLSERYWLDLTPSGMIWNTADTGWILTSVASVYDPWVFGSCVFIHNLPQTDSAVILNTLCSFPIDVLVGAPTLFRMLVQNDLSSYKFMNLKYCVSGGEPVNPEVMEQWKSQTGVDIHEVYGQTEMGIICSVFKGMKIKPGSMGKAAPLYDVQIVDKNANILPPGQQGEIAVRSKPIRPLGFFSEYVDNPKKTAETERGDFYVTGDRGTMDEDGYFQFIGRYDDIIISSGYRIGPFEVESALIEHPAVVEAAVVSSPDPLRGEVVKAFVILSPAFSSSDLKSLAQDLQDHVKKTTAPYKYPRKVEFVQELPKTITGKIKRNELRDKEWGRM; encoded by the exons ATGAAGTTGTTTAAATTGCAGAGTCTAAAATTCTTGTGGACTTTGAAGCCTCCTAACAGGGTTCTCCATGGACACCCCAGACTGCTTGCTTCTGATGTGCATTCCCAGTATGAGTCCATCAGACGGGGCAAACAGGAAATACCAAAGTACTTTAACTATGCAAGTGATGTACTGGACAAATGGTCTGAGATTGAAAAG GCTGGAAAGAGACCACCAAACCCTGCGTTTTGGTGGATaaatggaaaaggagaagaagtGAAGTGGAGCTTTGAGGAGCTGGGGTTCCTGTCTCGGAAAGTGGCCAATGTGCTGACTAAAGAATGTGGGCTGCAGAAGGGGGACAGACTTATCGTGATCCTACCACGAATCCCAGAGTGGTGGCTGGTGAATGTGGCTTGTATGCGAGCAG GAATTGTCTTAATTCCAGGGGTATCCCAGTTATCAGCCAAAGACATCCTCTATCGACTCCAGGCATCAAAGGCCACGTGCATAATTACCACTGACAAAGTGGCTCCTGCAGTGGATTCAGTGGCATCTGAGTGTCAGTTCCTGAAAACCAAGCTAATGGTGTCCAAGGACAGTAGGGAAGGGTGGCTGAACTTCACTGAGCTCTGCAA AAACCAAGCTGCTGACCATTCCTGTGTCAAAACAAGGATTCAAGACCCAATGATTATCTTCTTTACCAGTGGAACCACAGGTTCTCCTAAGATGACTCAACATTCCCAGGGTAGTCTTGGTTTCAGACCCCTTTTAAGTGAAAG GTACTGGTTAGATTTGACACCTTCTGGCATGATATGGAACACAGCAGACACAGGATGGATACTAACTTCAGTGGCATCTGTTTATGATCCCTGGGTTTTCGGGTCATGCGTCTTTATACATAACCTACCACAGACTGACTCAGCAGTCATCCTAAAT ACTCTCTGCAGCTTCCCAATTGACGTGCTGGTTGGTGCTCCAACATTGTTCCGCATGCTGGTGCAAAATGATCTCTCCAG CTACAAATTCATGAACCTGAAGTACTGCGTGAGTGGAGGGGAACCAGTCAACCCAGAAGTCATGGAGCAGTGGAAGAGCCAGACTGGGGTGGACATTCATGAAGTTTATGGCCAAACTGAAATG GGAATAATCTGCtctgtttttaaaggaatgaAGATTAAACCTGGATCAATGGGGAAGGCAGCTCCCCTTTATGATGTTCAG ATCGTAGACAAAAATGCTAATATCCTGCCTCCAGGACAACAGGGAGAAATTGCTGTCAGAAGCAAACCTATAAGACCACttggttttttctctgaatatgTA GATAACCCTAAGAAAACTGCAGAAACTGAACGTGGGGATTTTTATGTCACTGGAGACAGAGGGACTATGGATGAAGATGGGTATTTTCAGTTTATTGGAAGATATGATGACATCATCATTTCTTCAGG GTATCGCATTGGGCCATTTGAAGTAGAGAGTGCCCTGATAGAGCACCCAGCTGTGGTAGAAGCAGCTGTTGTCAGCAGCCCAGATCCCCTCAGAGGAGAG GTTGTGAAAGCATTTGTGATTCTGTCACCAGCCTTTTCATCCAGTGACCTGAAGAGCTTAGCCCAGGACTTGCAGGACCATGTGAAGAAAACCACTGCTCCATATAAATACCCTCGAAAG gtggAATTTGTCCAAGAGCTGCCAAAGACAATCACTGGGAAGATCAAGAGGAATGAATTAAGAGACAAAGAGTGGGGACGGATGTAG
- the LOC135423091 gene encoding acyl-coenzyme A synthetase ACSM4, mitochondrial-like isoform X1: MLVVIQRTLPLLGLFFYFIFTSRFAGFITTVLLISLQHLQTSFSAMKLFKLQSLKFLWTLKPPNRVLHGHPRLLASDVHSQYESIRRGKQEIPKYFNYASDVLDKWSEIEKAGKRPPNPAFWWINGKGEEVKWSFEELGFLSRKVANVLTKECGLQKGDRLIVILPRIPEWWLVNVACMRAGIVLIPGVSQLSAKDILYRLQASKATCIITTDKVAPAVDSVASECQFLKTKLMVSKDSREGWLNFTELCKNQAADHSCVKTRIQDPMIIFFTSGTTGSPKMTQHSQGSLGFRPLLSERYWLDLTPSGMIWNTADTGWILTSVASVYDPWVFGSCVFIHNLPQTDSAVILNTLCSFPIDVLVGAPTLFRMLVQNDLSSYKFMNLKYCVSGGEPVNPEVMEQWKSQTGVDIHEVYGQTEMGIICSVFKGMKIKPGSMGKAAPLYDVQIVDKNANILPPGQQGEIAVRSKPIRPLGFFSEYVDNPKKTAETERGDFYVTGDRGTMDEDGYFQFIGRYDDIIISSGYRIGPFEVESALIEHPAVVEAAVVSSPDPLRGEVVKAFVILSPAFSSSDLKSLAQDLQDHVKKTTAPYKYPRKVEFVQELPKTITGKIKRNELRDKEWGRM, from the exons ATGCTTGTAGTTATTCAAAGGACTTTGCCATTActgggtctttttttttacttcattttcacCTCCAGGTTTGCAG gATTCATAACAACAGTTCTGCTCATTTCCTTACAGCATCTACAGACCTCATTTTCTGCTATGAAGTTGTTTAAATTGCAGAGTCTAAAATTCTTGTGGACTTTGAAGCCTCCTAACAGGGTTCTCCATGGACACCCCAGACTGCTTGCTTCTGATGTGCATTCCCAGTATGAGTCCATCAGACGGGGCAAACAGGAAATACCAAAGTACTTTAACTATGCAAGTGATGTACTGGACAAATGGTCTGAGATTGAAAAG GCTGGAAAGAGACCACCAAACCCTGCGTTTTGGTGGATaaatggaaaaggagaagaagtGAAGTGGAGCTTTGAGGAGCTGGGGTTCCTGTCTCGGAAAGTGGCCAATGTGCTGACTAAAGAATGTGGGCTGCAGAAGGGGGACAGACTTATCGTGATCCTACCACGAATCCCAGAGTGGTGGCTGGTGAATGTGGCTTGTATGCGAGCAG GAATTGTCTTAATTCCAGGGGTATCCCAGTTATCAGCCAAAGACATCCTCTATCGACTCCAGGCATCAAAGGCCACGTGCATAATTACCACTGACAAAGTGGCTCCTGCAGTGGATTCAGTGGCATCTGAGTGTCAGTTCCTGAAAACCAAGCTAATGGTGTCCAAGGACAGTAGGGAAGGGTGGCTGAACTTCACTGAGCTCTGCAA AAACCAAGCTGCTGACCATTCCTGTGTCAAAACAAGGATTCAAGACCCAATGATTATCTTCTTTACCAGTGGAACCACAGGTTCTCCTAAGATGACTCAACATTCCCAGGGTAGTCTTGGTTTCAGACCCCTTTTAAGTGAAAG GTACTGGTTAGATTTGACACCTTCTGGCATGATATGGAACACAGCAGACACAGGATGGATACTAACTTCAGTGGCATCTGTTTATGATCCCTGGGTTTTCGGGTCATGCGTCTTTATACATAACCTACCACAGACTGACTCAGCAGTCATCCTAAAT ACTCTCTGCAGCTTCCCAATTGACGTGCTGGTTGGTGCTCCAACATTGTTCCGCATGCTGGTGCAAAATGATCTCTCCAG CTACAAATTCATGAACCTGAAGTACTGCGTGAGTGGAGGGGAACCAGTCAACCCAGAAGTCATGGAGCAGTGGAAGAGCCAGACTGGGGTGGACATTCATGAAGTTTATGGCCAAACTGAAATG GGAATAATCTGCtctgtttttaaaggaatgaAGATTAAACCTGGATCAATGGGGAAGGCAGCTCCCCTTTATGATGTTCAG ATCGTAGACAAAAATGCTAATATCCTGCCTCCAGGACAACAGGGAGAAATTGCTGTCAGAAGCAAACCTATAAGACCACttggttttttctctgaatatgTA GATAACCCTAAGAAAACTGCAGAAACTGAACGTGGGGATTTTTATGTCACTGGAGACAGAGGGACTATGGATGAAGATGGGTATTTTCAGTTTATTGGAAGATATGATGACATCATCATTTCTTCAGG GTATCGCATTGGGCCATTTGAAGTAGAGAGTGCCCTGATAGAGCACCCAGCTGTGGTAGAAGCAGCTGTTGTCAGCAGCCCAGATCCCCTCAGAGGAGAG GTTGTGAAAGCATTTGTGATTCTGTCACCAGCCTTTTCATCCAGTGACCTGAAGAGCTTAGCCCAGGACTTGCAGGACCATGTGAAGAAAACCACTGCTCCATATAAATACCCTCGAAAG gtggAATTTGTCCAAGAGCTGCCAAAGACAATCACTGGGAAGATCAAGAGGAATGAATTAAGAGACAAAGAGTGGGGACGGATGTAG
- the LOC135423094 gene encoding LOW QUALITY PROTEIN: acyl-coenzyme A synthetase ACSM4, mitochondrial-like (The sequence of the model RefSeq protein was modified relative to this genomic sequence to represent the inferred CDS: inserted 1 base in 1 codon), whose amino-acid sequence MKTLLEFQALRSPRSIQTLRRLFHQYHKTFAPLNFSDYEAIGRCEKQVPEYFNFASDVLDKWSQIEKERKGPSNPALWWINGKGDEIKWSFGELGFLSQKVANVLSGPCSLQRGDRVLVILPRIPEWWLLNVACIRTGVIIIPGTTQLTAQDICYRLLASKAKCIITTDALAPAVDSVASKCQFLKTKLIVSESSRAEWLNFSDLLKAAPAVHNCVKTKSRDPMVIYFTSGTTGSPKMVEHSYGSFGLGFFLCGRYWMNLTPSDIMWNISDPAWVKGATGSIFGPWSQGTCVFVHAMPQFDPRGILNTLCRYPVTTLCSAPTVYXMLVQHDLSRYAFKTLRHCLTGGEPLNPEVMAQWKRQTGLTIYEGYGQTEIGIICVNMKGMKIKPGSLGKAAPPYNVQIIDGNGSVLPPGEEGDIAIKVDAKRPFTFFTQYVGDPVKTASTIRGNFYITGDRGSMDEDGYIWFMGRSDDVIISSGYRIGPFEVESALIEHPAVAEAAVVSSPDPIRGEVVKAFVVLSPSFKSQDPNKLACELQEHVKKVTAPYKYPRKIEFVQQLPKTISGKIRRNELRNKEWRQI is encoded by the exons ATGAAGACTTTACTTGAATTTCAAGCGTTGCGGTCCCCACGGAGCATCCAGACACTTCGGAGGTTATTCCACCAGTATCACAAGACTTTTGCACCTTTGAATTTCTCAGATTATGAAGCTATCGGTCGCTGTGAAAAGCAAGTACCTGAGTACTTCAATTTTGCAAGTGATGTGCTGGACAAGTGGTCTCAAATAGAAAAG GAACGAAAGGGACCATCAAACCCAGCTCTGTGGTGGATAAATGGAAAAGGAGATGAAATTAAATGGAGCTTTGGAGAGCTGGGCTTCCTGTCCCAAAAAGTGGCCAATGTGCTCTCTGGACCCTGCAGTCTGCAAAGGGGAGACAGGGTTTTAGTGATTCTACCCCGAATCCCAGAGTGGTGGCTGCTGAACGTGGCTTGTATCCGAACAG GTGTTATCATCATCCCAGGGACAACACAACTGACAGCACAAGACATTTGCTATCGACTGCTGGCTTCGAAGGCCAAGTGCATTATTACAACTGATGCTCTTGCTCCTGCAGTGGACTCAGTTGCATCTAAGTGCcagtttctgaaaacaaagctaATTGTATCTGAAAGCAGCAGGGCTGAGTGGCTGAACTTTAGTGATTTGCTCAA gGCTGCCCCTGCTGTCCATAACTGCGTGAAGACTAAAAGTCGGGATCCAATGGTAATTTATTTTACCAGTGGCACCACAGGCTCTCCCAAAATGGTTGAACATTCCTATGGAAGCTTTggtctgggttttttcctctgtggaaG GTACTGGATGAATCTGACTCCCTCAGACATCATGTGGAACATATCAGACCCTGCTTGGGTAAAGGGAGCTACCGGAAGCATTTTTGGTCCATGGTCCCAGGGCACATGTGTTTTTGTACATGCCATGCCACAGTTTGATCCAAGAGGAATCTTAAAT ACCTTGTGCAGATACCCAGTGACCACTCTGTGCAGTGCCCCAACTGTCT CGATGCTGGTACAGCACGACCTCAGCAG GTATGCATTCAAGACGCTGAGGCACTGTCTGACTGGAGGGGAACCACTGAACCCAGAAGTGATGGCACAGTGGAAACGCCAAACAGGACTGACGATCTATGAAGGCTACGGCCAAACCGAAATT GGAATCATATGTGTAAAtatgaaaggaatgaaaattaaGCCAGGTTCCTTGGGGAAGGCAGCTCCCCCCTACAATGTTCAG ATTATAGATGGGAATGGCAGTGTTCTGCCtcctggggaagaaggagacaTTGCTATCAAAGTGGATGCGAAGCGGCCATTTACTTTTTTCACTCAATATGTG GGCGATCCAGTGAAAACAGCTTCCACAATCCGTGGGAACTTCTATATCACCGGAGACAGAGGGAGCATGGATGAGGATGGATACATATGGTTTATGGGTAGATCTGATGATGTCATCATCTCCTCTGG GTATCGTATCGGGCCATTTGAAGTGGAGAGTGCCCTGATAGAGCACCCAGCTGTGGCTGAGGCAGCTGTTGTAAGCAGCCCAGATCCCATCAGAGGGGAG gTGGTAAAAGCTTTCGTGGTCTTGTCTCCTTCTTTTAAGTCACAGGATCCAAACAAACTGGCCTGTGAATTGCAAGAGCATGTCAAGAAAGTCACTGCTCCATATAAATACCCCAGAAAG